From a region of the Acanthochromis polyacanthus isolate Apoly-LR-REF ecotype Palm Island chromosome 3, KAUST_Apoly_ChrSc, whole genome shotgun sequence genome:
- the LOC110961355 gene encoding galanin receptor 2a-like, whose amino-acid sequence MDRSPDQLSDWSSGQSSFSPLMQFSSSEKKLNHTYSFHSALMLPSTLSSPTASLHQPLPSPLPTTLVPYSSLFFPFVATTSSSSSSAFRQPSTSSFPLSLSNFSSNDLAYLESMLLWTIHEPSTIALTVMYCLSFILGFAGNLMSLRVLTSRRSRRLAGVSATRNLLVNLAVCDLAVVCVCMPITLGNQIYTAWVYGDLLCRAVPFTQAISVSASVLTLTVISVNRYYSVRSPLRARSMFTRRRILATVAVVWMVSSMMCAPIAVMNRRREISFETFTILVCQEAWPQHRLKQGYNVLLFVMLYCLPVTFNLTIGFLTGRRLWGGKKSAFADLDPRSQALHASRLKTRQKIAKMVVCLVLLFAVSWLPLYLTDLWIDCEQTPSSWLLQARPFAQWLGLTNSSLNPICYCFIGDLYRSAKVIRTRYYEKVASLFSTSSFTNSAAVVSPAAVITDTKVLSAERHHIAAAVAASASMVTIPRLLGLARGQGLGQKVGDSSDSRAGSDHSISDWCQSSPSVCDSSLFPCQLNKFQRSIHGEDFLPTRRHSVIAGSLPLGIEPLEVDVLPPRRHSGDRIYSLSADKREIITTSRDTFCYTGHCRGKISQTYSLVGDTEDETTDTTSL is encoded by the exons ATGGATCGTTCCCCGGACCAGCTGTCAGACTGGAGCTCTGGTCAGTCCAGCTTCTCCCCACTGATGCAGTTTTCCAGCTCTGAGAAAAAACTTAACCACACCTACAGCTTCCACAGCGCTCTAATGCTGCCATCTACTCTTAGCTCTCCGACTGCCTCTCTCCATCAGCCTCTGCCCTCTCCGCTGCCCACCACCCTTGTTCCATATTCCTCCCTATTCTTCCCTTTTGTtgccaccacctcctcctcctcctcctcagcctttAGGCAACCGTCCACCTCCTCCTTTCCTCTGTCTCTTTCCAACTTTTCTTCTAATGATTTGGCATACCTGGAGAGCATGCTGCTCTGGACCATCCATGAGCCCAGCACCATTGCTCTGACCGTCATGTACTGTCTGTCCTTTATTTTGGGGTTTGCTGGGAATTTAATGTCCCTACGAGTCCTAACCAGCAGACGCAGTCGGCGGCTAGCAGGTGTTAGTGCTACACGCAATCTGCTGGTGAACCTGGCAGTGTGTGACCTGGCTGTGGTGTGCGTGTGCATGCCCATCACCCTGGGAAACCAGATCTACACCGCCTGGGTCTACGGTGACCTCCTATGTCGAGCTGTGCCCTTCACTCAGGCCATCTCAGTCTCAGCCAGCGTGCTAACGCTGACAGTGATCAGCGTGAATCGTTACTACAGTGTCCGATCTCCACTGCGAGCTCGCTCCATGTTTACCCGCCGCCGGATCTTGGCAACTGTTGCTGTGGTGTGGATGGTGTCCTCCATGATGTGCGCTCCTATTGCAGTGATGAACCGGCGGCGAGAGATCAGCTTTGAAACGTTCACCATCTTGGTCTGTCAGGAAGCATGGCCTCAGCACCGCCTCAAACAGGG GTACaatgtgctgctgtttgtgatGCTCTACTGTTTGCCAGTGACCTTCAACCTCACCATTGGATTCTTGACTGGGAGACGACTTTGGGGAGGGAAGAAATCCGCTTTTGCTGATCTTGATCCTCGCAGCCAAGCTCTTCACGCATCACGCTTAAAGACGCGTCAGAAGATCGCCAAGATGGTGGTGTGTCTGGTGCTTCTGTTCGCAGTGTCCTGGTTGCCACTTTACTTGACTGACCTTTGGATCGACTGCGAACAGACGCCGTCATCGTGGCTCCTGCAGGCAAGGCCATTTGCTCAGTGGCTGGGCCTGACAAACTCCAGCCTTAACCCCATCTGTTACTGCTTCATTGGGGATCTGTACCGCTCAGCGAAGGTCATACGGACGCGATACTACGAGAAAGTTGCTTCTCTCTTCAGCACCTCCTCATTCACCAATTCAGCTGCAGTGGTGTCTCCTGCTGCAGTGATTACAGACACCAAAGTCCTTTCTGCTGAGCGCCACCATATTGCAGCTGCTGTGGCGGCGTCTGCATCCATGGTTACGATCCCCAGGCTGCTGGGCTTGGCTCGAGGCCAGGGACTAGGGCAGAAGGTCGGAGATAGTTCAGACAGCCGGGCAGGATCGGACCACAGTATCTCAGACTGGTGTCAGTCCAGTCCCAGTGTGTGTGATAGCTCCTTGTTCCCCTGCCAGCTAAACAAATTCCAGCGCTCCATACATGGAGAAGATTTCCTGCCAACGAGAAGACACTCTGTGATCGCTGGATCATTACCTTTAGGAATCGAGCCCTTGGAAGTAGACGTGCTACCTCCGAGGAGGCATTCAGGCGACAGAATATATAGCCTGTCAGCTGATAAGAGAGAAATCATTACCACGAGCAGAGACACGTTCTGTTACACTGGGCATTGCAGAGGCAAAATTTCACAAACCTACTCTCTGGTGGGGGACACGGAGGATGAAACAACCGACACCACCAGTCTATGA